In the Euphorbia lathyris chromosome 5, ddEupLath1.1, whole genome shotgun sequence genome, one interval contains:
- the LOC136229224 gene encoding U-box domain-containing protein 6-like has product MPIMDEVEENLFAASDAKLHGEMCKALSAIYCKILLIFPSLEAARPRSKSGIQALCSLHIALERAKSILQHCSECSKLYLAITGDSVLSKFEKARSALVDSLRRVEDIVPQSIGCQVLEIVSELEDLLFSLDPLEKQVGDELIVLLQQGRKFENCSDSNELESFHRAATKVGITSSRAALTERRALKKLVDRARVDEDKRKESIVAYLLHLMRKYSKLFRSDLTDDNDSQGSAPCSPTVQCSFDEGHAFERHLAKISSFNFKSSNKRSGQIPVPPEELRCPISLQLMYDPVIIASGQTYERLCIEKWFNDGHETCPKTQQKLAHLSLTPNYCVKGLVTSWCEQNGVPVPDSPPESLDLNYFRLSLCQSESAKSRSVDSISCNKLKGIKVVPLEESGTIEEAQHYEMENSTLQQEETQLGDNFEYDIFQNYQNLLTMLNEEEDLRKKCGIVEKIRLLLKDDEEARIFLGANGFVEALLQFLESAVRARDAMAQEMGAMALFNLAVNNNRNKQMMLAAGVISLLEMMISNSDSYGPATALYLNLSCLEEAKSVIGTSLAVPFLVQILTGKAEPQCKMDALHALYNLSSKSSNISGLLSAGVTNGLQSLLAAPGHLAWTERSIAVLINLAANQSAKDEMATTPGLIGGLSTVLDTGEPIEQEQAASCLYILCNGSDNCSQLVLQEGVIPALVSMSVNGTTRGKEKAQKLLMLFREQRQRDQPPKSPPQAVAVEPRLQRAESSSLPTNNQESNPLCKSVSRRKMGKAFSLFWKSKSYSVYQC; this is encoded by the exons ATGCCGATAATGGACGAGGTTGAGGAAAATTTGTTCGCTGCAAGTGATGCCAAG CTACATGGAGAAATGTGCAAGGCGCTGTCAGCTATTTATTGCAAAATTTTGTTGATTTTCCCTTCTTTGGAAGCAGCACGACCTAGGAGCAAATCTGGCATTCAAGCGTTATGTTCATTGCATATAGCACTTGAAAGAGCTAAGAGTATTCTTCAACACTGCTCAGAATGCAGCAAACTTTATTTG GCTATAACTGGGGATTCTGTCCTTTCAAAATTTGAAAAGGCAAGGTCTGCTCTCGTGGATAGTCTTAGGCGGGTTGAAGATATTGTCCCCCAATCAATTGGATGTCAG GTTTTGGAGATTGTTAGTGAATTGGAAGATCTTCTTTTCTCACTTGATCCATTGGAGAAACAAGTTGGGGATGAATTAATTGTGTTGCTTCAACAGGGTAGAAAATTTGAGAATTGTAGTGACAGTAATGAGCTAGAATCTTTTCATCGGGCAGCTACCAAAGTTGGTATTACCTCTTCCAGAGCAGCTCTGACTGAGAGAAGGGCTCTTAAGAAACTCGTAGATAGAGCTCGGGTAGATGAAGACAAGAGGAAGGAGTCAATTGTTGCTTATCTCTTGCATTTGATGAGGAAATACTCAAAGTTATTCAGAAGTGATCTCACTGATGACAATGATTCACAGGGTTCAGCACCATGTTCACCCACTGTTCAATGCTCGTTTGATGAAGGTCATGCCTTTGAGCGACACCTAGCGAAGATTAGTTCTTTTAATTTCAAGTCGAGCAACAAGAGATCCGGACAGATCCCTGTTCCACCAGAAGAATTAAGGTGCCCTATATCATTGCAATTAATGTATGATCCTGTCATTATTGCATCTGGACAAACATATGAGAGGCTATGTATTGAGAAGTGGTTCAATGATGGGCACGAAACCTGTCCGAAGACTCAGCAGAAGCTCGCTCATCTTAGTTTGACACCTAATTATTGTGTGAAGGGTCTTGTAACTAGTTGGTGCGAACAGAATGGAGTTCCAGTTCCAGACAGCCCACCGGAGTCTCTTGACCTCAACTATTTTAGGTTGTCATTGTGTCAGTCAGAATCTGCAAAGTCAAGATCAGTGGATAGCATCAGCTGTAATAAATTGAAAGGGATAAAGGTAGTTCCTTTAGAAGAGAGTGGCACGATTGAGGAGGCTCAACATTATGAAATGGAAAATTCGACTCTTCAGCAGGAAGAAACTCAGTTGGGGGATAACTTTGAGTATGATATTTTTCAGAATTATCAGAATTTGTTGACCATGTTGAATGAAGAGGAAGACTTGAGGAAAAAGTGTGGGATAGTAGAAAAAATTAGGCTTTTGCTGAAAGATGACGAGGAGGCCAGGATTTTCTTGGGAGCTAATGGCTTTGTTGAAGCACTTCTGCAGTTCCTAGAGTCAGCTGTCCGTGCAAGGGATGCAATGGCTCAGGAAATGGGTGCCATGGCTCTTTTTAACCTCGCTGTCAACAATAACAG AAACAAGCAAATGATGCTGGCAGCTGGTGTAATCTCATTACTTGAGATGATGATCTCCAACTCTGATTCATATGGACCAGCAACAGCCCTCTATTTGAATCTCTCCTGCCTCGAAGAAGCAAAGTCCGTTATCGGAACGAGCTTGGCTGTTCCGTTTTTAGTCCAGATCCTTACAGGCAAGGCAGAACCTCAATGCAAGATGGACGCCCTCCATGCTCTCTACAATCTCTCCTCCAAATCCTCCAACATTTCCGGCCTCCTTTCCGCAGGCGTTACCAACGGGCTCCAATCCCTCCTTGCAGCCCCTGGTCACCTTGCTTGGACAGAGAGATCCATAGCAGTATTAATCAACTTAGCTGCAAACCAATCAGCAAAAGACGAAATGGCAACCACCCCTGGTCTCATCGGCGGGTTATCAACAGTATTGGACACCGGTGAACCCATTGAACAGGAACAAGCCGCCTCGTGCCTTTACATTCTATGCAACGGTAGCGATAACTGCAGTCAACTAGTCCTGCAAGAAGGGGTTATACCCGCATTAGTCTCTATGTCAGTCAACGGGACAACAAGAGGGAAAGAGAAAGCGCAGAAGCTTCTTATGCTATTCCGAGAACAACGACAACGAGATCAACCACCTAAATCACCACCCCAGGCAGTAGCAGTCGAGCCTCGGCTACAGCGAGCTGAAAGCAGCTCCTTACCAACAAATAATC